Proteins encoded in a region of the Massilia sp. UMI-21 genome:
- a CDS encoding flavodoxin family protein: MTQVRKGQAPARLGRNEFHLRFRRALTDPAYESVDDALDGVEQVAWDAYQDGRKAPRTVKAGPGYADPDYDLSIEWQEASERLKAAEARQKDPATRSRILLINGAARNDGSCPGEISKSWRLSMLAKETLDGLGIETDLLDLSLVTSDYDRHIHPCKGCASTAMPLCHWPCSCYPNHSLRQVNDWMNEIYERWVSAHGVIILTPTYWYQAPTVLKAMIDRLVCADGGNPDPTSTHGKTAAEAKELELAGWDYPKHLAGRAFGLVVHGDVAGIEGLRRSLSDWLSWMGLIDAGSFSQLDRYIGYYESYANSHETLDRDTAVQEEVRNVARAVEAAVREIRAGRIKVVSHDLKRPRPK; this comes from the coding sequence ATGACACAAGTACGCAAGGGGCAGGCGCCGGCAAGGCTCGGACGCAACGAATTCCATCTGCGCTTCCGGCGCGCACTCACCGATCCTGCCTACGAGAGCGTCGACGATGCGCTGGACGGGGTCGAACAGGTGGCCTGGGATGCCTACCAGGACGGGCGCAAGGCGCCGCGCACCGTCAAGGCCGGGCCGGGTTATGCCGATCCCGACTATGACTTGTCGATCGAATGGCAGGAAGCCTCCGAGCGCCTGAAGGCGGCCGAGGCCCGCCAGAAAGACCCGGCGACCCGCAGCCGCATCCTCCTGATCAACGGCGCGGCCCGCAACGACGGCAGCTGCCCCGGCGAGATCTCGAAGTCCTGGCGCCTGAGCATGCTGGCCAAGGAGACGCTGGACGGCCTGGGGATCGAGACCGACCTGCTCGACCTGAGCCTGGTGACCTCCGACTACGACCGCCACATCCACCCCTGCAAGGGCTGCGCCTCCACCGCGATGCCGCTCTGCCATTGGCCCTGCAGCTGCTACCCCAACCACTCGCTGCGCCAGGTCAACGACTGGATGAACGAGATCTACGAGCGCTGGGTGAGCGCGCACGGCGTCATCATCCTGACCCCGACCTACTGGTACCAGGCGCCGACGGTCCTGAAGGCGATGATCGACAGGCTGGTGTGCGCCGACGGCGGCAACCCCGATCCGACCTCGACCCACGGCAAGACCGCGGCCGAGGCCAAGGAACTCGAGCTGGCGGGCTGGGACTACCCGAAACACCTGGCCGGACGCGCATTCGGGCTGGTCGTCCATGGCGACGTGGCCGGCATCGAAGGCTTGCGGCGCTCCTTGTCGGATTGGCTGTCATGGATGGGCCTGATCGACGCCGGCAGCTTCTCCCAGCTCGACCGGTATATCGGCTACTACGAATCCTATGCCAACAGCCATGAGACGCTCGACCGCGACACCGCGGTCCAGGAAGAGGTGCGCAATGTCGCGCGCGCGGTCGAGGCTGCGGTGCGCGAAATCCGCGCCGGCCGCATCAAGGTGGTCAGCCAC